In one Cupriavidus taiwanensis genomic region, the following are encoded:
- a CDS encoding glutathione S-transferase family protein — protein sequence MITLYTFGPAFGLPDASPFVTKAEMLLKLAGLPYTARPGSLRRAPKGKLPYLDDMGRIVADSTMIRWHIEKTYHIDFDAGLDAAGRGIAWAAEKLMEDHLYWAVARVRWLDQANFDKGPAQFFRGVPAPVRGLAERLVRYKVRKTLWGQGLGRHSEEELVALASKGVTSIADILGDKPYLMGERPCGADATLFAFAGSLLCPVFDTPIRTAAEGHANLVAYMERMRAEFYPELAAAPAAQGVAA from the coding sequence ATGATTACCCTCTACACCTTCGGTCCCGCCTTCGGGCTGCCCGATGCCAGCCCCTTCGTCACCAAGGCCGAGATGCTGCTCAAGCTGGCCGGCCTGCCGTACACGGCGCGCCCCGGCAGCCTGCGGCGCGCGCCCAAGGGCAAGCTGCCTTACCTGGACGACATGGGCCGGATCGTGGCCGATTCCACCATGATCCGCTGGCATATCGAGAAGACCTACCACATTGATTTCGACGCGGGCCTGGACGCGGCCGGGCGCGGCATCGCCTGGGCCGCCGAGAAGCTGATGGAGGACCATCTCTACTGGGCGGTGGCGCGCGTGCGCTGGCTCGACCAGGCCAATTTCGACAAGGGCCCGGCCCAGTTCTTCCGCGGCGTGCCGGCGCCGGTGCGGGGTCTGGCCGAGCGGCTGGTGCGCTACAAGGTGCGCAAGACGCTGTGGGGGCAGGGCCTGGGCCGGCACAGCGAGGAAGAGCTGGTGGCGCTGGCCAGCAAGGGCGTGACCTCGATCGCCGACATCCTGGGCGACAAGCCCTACCTGATGGGCGAGCGGCCATGCGGGGCCGATGCCACGCTGTTCGCCTTTGCCGGCAGCCTGCTGTGCCCCGTATTCGACACCCCGATCCGCACCGCGGCCGAGGGGCATGCCAACCTGGTGGCCTATATGGAGCGGATGCGCGCCGAGTTCTACCCGGAGCTGGCCGCCGCGCCGGCCGCGCAGGGCGTCGCCGCCTGA
- a CDS encoding O-acetylhomoserine aminocarboxypropyltransferase, whose product MSGTRFDTLALHAGAAPDPATGARATPIHLTTSFVFRDSEHAASLFNMERAGHVYSRISNPTVAVLEERIAALENGAGAIATASGQAALHLAVATLMGAGAHIVASSALYGGSHNLLHYTLRRFGIETTFVKARDIDAWRAAIRPETRLLFGETLGNPGLDVLDIPTLAQLGQDHGIPLLVDSTFTTPYLLRPFDHGAGLLYHSATKFLGGHGTTIGGVLVEGGTFDFEASGRFPELSEPYQGFHNMVFTEESTVAPFLLRARREGLRDFGACMNPMAAWQLLQGVETLPLRMSRHVDNTRKVVQFLVSHPMVESVSYPELESHPDYELAKRLLPRGCGAVFSFNLKGNRVAGQRFIENLALFSHLANVGDARSLVIHPASTTHFRMDAAALQSAGITEGTIRLSVGLEDADDLIDDLKRGLKAAEKAMGAGKQGGQA is encoded by the coding sequence ATGTCCGGAACCCGCTTCGACACGCTGGCGCTGCACGCCGGCGCCGCGCCCGACCCCGCCACCGGGGCCCGCGCCACCCCCATCCACCTGACCACGTCCTTCGTGTTCCGCGACAGCGAGCATGCCGCGTCGCTGTTCAACATGGAACGCGCGGGGCACGTCTATTCCCGCATTTCCAATCCCACCGTGGCCGTGCTCGAGGAGCGCATCGCCGCGCTCGAGAACGGCGCCGGCGCCATTGCCACGGCCTCGGGCCAGGCCGCGCTGCACCTGGCGGTGGCCACGCTGATGGGCGCGGGCGCGCATATCGTGGCGTCGTCGGCGCTGTACGGCGGCTCGCACAACCTGCTGCACTACACGCTGCGCCGCTTCGGCATCGAGACCACCTTCGTCAAGGCGCGCGACATAGACGCCTGGCGCGCCGCCATCCGCCCCGAGACCCGGCTGCTGTTCGGCGAGACCCTGGGCAACCCCGGGCTGGACGTGCTCGACATTCCGACCCTGGCGCAACTGGGTCAGGACCACGGCATCCCGCTGCTGGTGGACTCCACCTTCACCACACCCTACCTGCTGCGGCCGTTCGACCATGGCGCCGGCCTGCTCTACCACTCGGCCACCAAGTTCCTGGGCGGGCACGGCACCACCATCGGCGGCGTGCTGGTCGAGGGCGGCACCTTCGATTTCGAAGCCTCGGGGCGCTTCCCGGAGCTGTCCGAGCCGTACCAGGGCTTCCATAACATGGTGTTCACCGAGGAAAGCACGGTGGCGCCGTTCCTGCTGCGCGCGCGCCGCGAGGGCCTGCGCGATTTCGGCGCCTGCATGAACCCGATGGCGGCGTGGCAGCTGCTGCAGGGCGTGGAGACCCTGCCGCTGCGCATGAGCCGCCATGTCGACAATACCCGCAAGGTGGTGCAGTTCCTGGTCTCGCACCCGATGGTGGAGTCGGTGTCGTACCCGGAACTGGAATCCCACCCCGACTACGAACTGGCCAAGCGCCTGCTGCCGCGCGGCTGCGGCGCGGTGTTCAGCTTCAACCTGAAGGGCAACCGCGTCGCCGGCCAGCGCTTTATCGAAAACCTGGCGTTGTTCTCGCACCTGGCCAATGTCGGCGACGCGCGCTCGCTGGTGATCCACCCGGCGTCGACCACGCACTTCCGCATGGACGCGGCCGCGTTGCAGTCGGCCGGGATCACCGAAGGCACGATCCGGCTGTCGGTCGGCCTGGAGGATGCCGATGACCTGATCGACGATCTCAAGCGCGGCCTGAAGGCGGCCGAGAAGGCCATGGGCGCGGGCAAGCAGGGAGGGCAAGCCTGA
- the aroC gene encoding chorismate synthase — protein MSGNTLGLLFTVTTFGESHGPAIGAVVDGCPPGLALTEADIQGDLDRRKPGTSRHVTQRKEPDQVEILSGVFEGKTTGTPICLLIRNTDQRSKDYGNIVETFRPGHADYTYWQKYGIRDHRGGGRSSARLTAPVVAAGAVAKKWLREQYGTEIRGYMSQLGEIAVPFTDWSHVPENPFFAANADIIPELETYMDALRRDGDSVGARIEVVASNVPVGLGEPLFDKLDADIAHAMMGINAVKGVELGAGFDSVAQRGSVHGDELTAAGFRTNNAGGVLGGISTGQDITVSLAIKPTSSIRTPRESIDKAGNAATVETFGRHDPCVGIRATPIAEAMLALVLIDHALRHRAQCGDVRVETPRIPAQAGQTR, from the coding sequence ATGTCCGGCAACACCCTTGGCCTGCTTTTCACTGTCACCACCTTCGGCGAATCGCACGGGCCGGCCATCGGCGCGGTGGTGGACGGCTGCCCGCCGGGCCTGGCGCTGACCGAGGCCGATATCCAGGGCGACCTGGACCGCCGCAAGCCCGGCACTTCGCGCCACGTCACCCAGCGCAAGGAACCCGACCAGGTCGAGATCCTGTCGGGCGTGTTCGAGGGCAAGACCACCGGCACCCCGATCTGCCTGCTGATCCGCAACACCGACCAGCGCAGCAAGGACTACGGCAATATCGTCGAGACCTTCCGTCCCGGCCATGCCGACTACACCTACTGGCAGAAGTACGGCATCCGCGACCATCGCGGCGGCGGCCGCTCGTCGGCGCGCCTGACCGCGCCGGTGGTGGCGGCCGGCGCGGTGGCCAAGAAGTGGCTGCGCGAGCAGTACGGCACCGAGATCCGGGGCTATATGTCGCAGCTGGGCGAGATCGCGGTGCCGTTCACCGACTGGTCGCATGTGCCGGAGAACCCGTTCTTCGCCGCCAATGCCGACATCATCCCGGAGCTGGAAACCTATATGGACGCATTGCGCCGCGACGGCGATTCGGTCGGCGCGCGCATCGAGGTGGTGGCCAGCAACGTGCCGGTGGGCCTGGGCGAGCCGCTGTTCGACAAGCTCGACGCCGATATCGCGCACGCGATGATGGGCATCAACGCGGTCAAGGGCGTCGAGCTCGGCGCCGGCTTCGACAGCGTCGCGCAGCGCGGCAGCGTCCATGGCGACGAACTGACCGCCGCGGGCTTCCGCACCAACAACGCCGGCGGCGTGCTGGGCGGCATCTCCACCGGCCAGGACATCACCGTGTCGCTGGCGATCAAGCCGACGTCTTCGATCCGCACCCCGCGCGAATCGATCGACAAGGCCGGCAACGCCGCCACCGTCGAGACCTTCGGCCGCCACGATCCGTGCGTGGGCATCCGCGCCACGCCGATCGCCGAGGCCATGCTGGCGCTGGTGCTGATCGACCACGCGCTGCGCCACCGCGCGCAGTGTGGCGACGTCCGCGTCGAAACGCCGCGCATTCCCGCGCAGGCCGGCCAGACCCGCTGA
- a CDS encoding Mpo1-like protein — protein MAHARAREFENFAAFYPYYLGEHQNRTCRRLHFAGSTVALLCLAALAATGNAWWLLAAVVAGYGFAWVGHFGFEKNRPATFRHPLYSLMGDWVMYADIWRGRIPF, from the coding sequence ATGGCCCATGCGCGCGCGCGCGAGTTCGAGAATTTCGCGGCCTTCTACCCCTACTACCTCGGCGAGCACCAGAACCGCACCTGCCGGCGCCTGCATTTTGCCGGGTCGACGGTGGCGCTGCTGTGCCTGGCGGCGCTGGCCGCCACCGGCAATGCCTGGTGGCTGCTCGCCGCGGTGGTGGCCGGCTATGGCTTCGCCTGGGTCGGGCACTTCGGCTTCGAGAAGAACCGGCCGGCCACGTTCCGGCATCCGCTCTACAGCCTGATGGGCGACTGGGTGATGTATGCCGATATCTGGCGGGGCCGGATTCCGTTCTGA
- a CDS encoding alpha/beta fold hydrolase, with protein MELNLAGQPAYAYTGGKPFDPALPCAVFVHGAQNDHSVWALQTRWFANHGFSVLAVDLPGHNRSKGAPLATVEAMADWVMALVSAAGVTAPAFVFGHSMGSLIALECAARHPQAVRGIGLLATAYPMKVSDALLDASLNREGDAIAMVNAWSHSSLANKPSSPGPGAWMHGGSQRLMERVSRNNPQAHVFHNDFSACNAYAHGEEAAAAAACPALFVTGSKDMMTSPKAAQALAGKMRSASVVTVPCGHALMGERPDEVLDALAAFARKVVAAG; from the coding sequence ATGGAACTGAACCTTGCCGGCCAGCCGGCCTACGCCTATACCGGCGGCAAACCCTTCGATCCGGCCCTGCCCTGCGCGGTCTTTGTCCATGGCGCGCAGAACGACCACAGCGTGTGGGCGCTGCAGACCCGCTGGTTCGCCAACCATGGCTTCTCGGTGCTGGCGGTGGACCTGCCCGGCCACAACCGCAGCAAGGGCGCGCCGCTGGCCACGGTCGAGGCCATGGCGGACTGGGTCATGGCGCTGGTGTCGGCCGCCGGCGTCACCGCGCCGGCCTTCGTGTTCGGCCACAGCATGGGCTCGCTGATCGCGCTGGAATGCGCGGCGCGGCATCCGCAGGCGGTGCGCGGCATCGGCCTGCTGGCCACGGCTTATCCGATGAAGGTGTCGGACGCGCTGCTGGACGCCTCGCTCAATCGCGAGGGCGACGCCATCGCCATGGTCAACGCCTGGTCGCACTCCAGCCTCGCCAACAAGCCCTCGTCGCCGGGACCGGGCGCGTGGATGCACGGTGGCAGCCAGCGGCTGATGGAGCGCGTGTCGCGCAACAATCCGCAGGCGCATGTGTTCCACAATGACTTCTCGGCCTGCAACGCCTATGCCCATGGCGAGGAAGCCGCCGCGGCGGCGGCCTGTCCGGCGCTGTTCGTCACCGGCAGCAAGGACATGATGACTTCGCCCAAAGCAGCCCAGGCACTGGCCGGCAAGATGCGCAGCGCCAGCGTGGTGACGGTGCCGTGCGGCCATGCGCTGATGGGCGAGCGCCCGGACGAAGTGCTCGATGCGCTGGCGGCGTTCGCGCGCAAGGTGGTGGCAGCGGGCTGA
- a CDS encoding DUF3302 domain-containing protein: MSNTEPSRSIPNIPMKLRQSLLTGAWLLAMSEPARASLLSGKALESAANAISWVVLILVPLAGLYLFWMLHVWPEKVAQRKQHPQKEAIHALCLLSLFFGGLLWPMAWLWAHTKPVFYRAAYGTDKAPQDDAARSGAGERN; this comes from the coding sequence ATGTCGAACACCGAGCCATCGCGCTCCATCCCAAACATTCCGATGAAACTTCGTCAATCCCTGCTGACGGGCGCCTGGCTGCTTGCCATGAGCGAACCCGCCCGCGCCTCCCTGCTGAGTGGAAAAGCGCTCGAGAGCGCGGCCAACGCGATCTCCTGGGTGGTGCTGATACTGGTGCCGCTCGCCGGCCTCTATCTGTTCTGGATGCTCCATGTCTGGCCGGAAAAAGTCGCCCAGCGCAAGCAACACCCGCAGAAGGAGGCGATCCATGCGCTGTGCCTGCTCTCACTGTTCTTCGGTGGCCTGCTATGGCCCATGGCCTGGCTGTGGGCCCACACCAAGCCGGTGTTCTACCGGGCGGCCTACGGCACCGACAAGGCGCCCCAGGACGACGCGGCCAGGTCTGGCGCCGGGGAGCGGAACTGA
- a CDS encoding efflux transporter outer membrane subunit translates to MSSHLKKTLPLWPALALAMLSGCALQAPPAGVELQRQAVPALEGQRTWAHTAVAGDPADGWLATFDDAELQRLVQEAVAHNSDLRLAAVRVQQAQALVAIESSGLLPSAGAKGRAGNSETQILSIGASWEIDLWGRIRAQSRAAQSQHAATLADHAWARRVVAAATARAWFTLIRNAMLEERQRQAAAIAEQMVQVTRQRVAIGAAPDTELVETQNSLRTRLDALSRSELARSQAAQALELLLGRYPAGAIGAHATTLELPAVPAAAPAGLPADLVDRRPDLTAAAQRVAAAFDLKQSAEAARLPRISISAAITGIRSDVFLLNETSSPVKGLNASFFAPIFTGGALKARADYYSAEQKAALIAYGNSALQALGEVEAGLRAEASLAQRREQLQDRVEASQDLVRREQARVRIGASDPRRLLAERQALLTAEMDLIGAHGDHLNRRIALLLALGGDWSQPDPARA, encoded by the coding sequence GTGTCGTCTCACCTCAAAAAGACTTTGCCGTTATGGCCGGCGCTTGCGCTCGCCATGCTTTCCGGCTGCGCCCTGCAGGCGCCGCCAGCCGGCGTCGAGCTCCAGCGCCAGGCGGTGCCGGCGCTGGAAGGCCAGCGCACGTGGGCGCACACCGCGGTCGCGGGCGATCCCGCGGACGGCTGGCTGGCAACCTTCGACGACGCCGAACTGCAGCGGCTGGTGCAGGAAGCGGTTGCGCACAACAGCGATCTGAGGCTCGCCGCGGTTCGCGTCCAGCAGGCGCAGGCGCTGGTCGCCATCGAAAGCAGCGGCCTGCTGCCGAGCGCGGGGGCGAAGGGCCGGGCCGGCAATTCGGAAACGCAGATCCTCTCCATCGGCGCGAGCTGGGAGATCGATCTGTGGGGGCGCATCCGCGCGCAGTCGCGGGCGGCGCAATCCCAACATGCCGCCACCCTGGCGGACCATGCCTGGGCCCGGCGCGTGGTCGCCGCGGCCACGGCGCGGGCATGGTTCACGCTGATCCGCAACGCCATGCTGGAAGAACGGCAGCGGCAGGCCGCCGCCATCGCCGAGCAGATGGTGCAGGTCACCCGCCAGCGCGTTGCGATCGGCGCGGCGCCCGACACCGAGCTGGTGGAAACGCAAAATTCGCTCCGCACGCGGCTCGATGCGCTCAGCCGGTCGGAGCTGGCCCGCAGCCAGGCTGCGCAAGCCCTGGAACTGCTGCTGGGCCGCTATCCTGCGGGAGCGATCGGCGCGCACGCGACCACGCTGGAACTGCCGGCCGTGCCTGCCGCCGCGCCGGCCGGCCTGCCGGCGGACCTGGTGGATCGCCGCCCGGATCTCACCGCCGCGGCGCAGCGCGTTGCTGCGGCGTTCGACCTGAAGCAGTCGGCCGAGGCCGCGCGCCTGCCGCGCATTTCGATCAGCGCGGCCATTACCGGCATCCGCAGCGATGTCTTCCTGCTCAACGAGACCAGCAGCCCGGTCAAAGGACTGAATGCCTCGTTCTTCGCGCCGATTTTCACCGGCGGAGCACTCAAGGCCAGGGCGGACTACTACAGCGCCGAGCAGAAGGCCGCGCTGATTGCCTATGGCAACAGCGCCCTGCAGGCCCTGGGCGAGGTCGAGGCGGGGTTGCGCGCCGAAGCCAGCCTTGCACAGCGCAGGGAACAACTGCAGGACCGGGTCGAGGCAAGCCAGGACCTGGTGCGGCGGGAACAGGCACGGGTCCGGATCGGCGCCTCGGACCCGCGCCGCCTGCTGGCGGAGCGGCAGGCGCTGCTCACTGCCGAGATGGATCTCATCGGCGCCCATGGCGACCATCTCAACCGGCGTATCGCGCTCTTGCTGGCGTTGGGCGGGGACTGGAGCCAACCGGACCCTGCCAGGGCGTGA
- a CDS encoding CBS domain-containing protein, translating into MKVSDILQIKGNTLYTVTPDTSLLVAVHTMAEHDIGSLVVMEYGDLVGMLTFREIIETLARNHGNVGTTSIRKVMDDAPLTCTMETDVNEVRRMMLERHTRYLPVLDNRTLMGVISFYDVAKAVVEDQSFENKMLKAYIRDWPEERAE; encoded by the coding sequence ATGAAAGTCAGCGACATCCTCCAGATCAAGGGCAATACGCTCTATACCGTGACGCCTGACACCTCCTTGCTGGTAGCCGTCCACACCATGGCCGAGCACGATATCGGCTCGCTGGTGGTGATGGAGTACGGCGACCTGGTCGGCATGCTGACCTTCCGCGAGATCATCGAGACCCTGGCCCGCAACCACGGCAACGTCGGCACCACCAGCATCCGCAAGGTGATGGACGATGCGCCGCTGACCTGCACCATGGAAACCGACGTCAACGAGGTCCGCCGGATGATGCTGGAGCGTCACACCCGCTACCTGCCGGTGCTCGACAACCGCACGCTGATGGGCGTGATCTCCTTCTACGACGTCGCCAAGGCCGTGGTCGAGGACCAGAGCTTCGAGAACAAGATGCTCAAGGCCTATATCCGCGACTGGCCGGAAGAGCGCGCCGAGTGA
- a CDS encoding glycine zipper family protein, which translates to MSLRANLVLATCTACVLLLGAVPGTAGVAQAHAVLPKPVAYPARGQLAHQQAMDDGACYGWARQQTGVDPSRIASAPVPVIVPGGERVVGAARGAAAGAVVGAIGGDAGDGAATGAAVGAVAGGIAHRQHRRQAAALSAQMQSSNDWALSSYWQAWTACMTGRGYSVQ; encoded by the coding sequence ATGAGCCTTCGTGCAAATCTAGTCCTTGCCACGTGCACCGCCTGCGTCCTGTTACTGGGCGCGGTACCGGGCACGGCCGGTGTGGCACAGGCGCACGCGGTCTTGCCGAAACCCGTTGCCTATCCGGCCAGGGGGCAGCTGGCGCACCAGCAAGCGATGGATGATGGCGCCTGCTATGGCTGGGCCAGGCAGCAGACCGGCGTGGATCCGTCCAGGATCGCCAGCGCGCCGGTGCCGGTGATCGTGCCGGGCGGTGAGCGCGTGGTGGGCGCCGCGCGCGGCGCGGCTGCCGGTGCCGTGGTGGGAGCGATCGGCGGCGATGCGGGAGACGGCGCCGCAACCGGTGCGGCCGTCGGAGCCGTCGCCGGTGGCATCGCCCATCGGCAGCACCGCCGGCAGGCGGCCGCGCTCAGCGCGCAGATGCAATCCAGCAATGACTGGGCCTTGTCGTCATACTGGCAGGCCTGGACGGCTTGCATGACGGGGCGGGGCTATTCCGTGCAATAG
- a CDS encoding MFS transporter, translating to MSQHSQFRLLGLRRFAPFFWTQFLGAMNDNVFKVAFTSLVTYHTALFEGVDARSAAFLISAIFIAPFVLFSATSGQIADKLEKSRLIRLVKSLEIAIMMLGLAGFAWHSAPLLYAGTFLMGLHSTLFGPVKFAYLPQHLDESELVGGNGLVEMGTFVAILIGTLIGGELAGLQQGGAMVGPMYVGATCVAIAVAGRLVSGRIPASPAPQPNLRINWNPISETWRNLVLARGNRTVFLSLLGISWLWFLGATFLTSFFSYAKDVLGGDQNVVTLLLAVFSLGIGTGSLLCERLSGRHVEIGLVPFGSIGMTVFAVDLYFASQGQAPAALSGIGGFLAQPRHWRVLADLFLLAMFGGFYSVPLYALIQSRSAPTHRARIIAANNILNSFFMIAASLLGVAMTQAGYSIPQLFLVVGLLNAVVAAYIYSLVPEFLLRFIAWILVHTLYRLRRINAERIPAEGPAVLVCNHVSFADAVVLMACSPRPVRFLMDHNIFRVPLLSWFFRQARAIPIAPAHQDPEMLRRAYDTVAQALDEGDLVCIFPEGKITATGDINPFRQGVQQIIRRTPVPVVPMALRGLWGSFFSRKDAPAMSRPFRRGILNRLELVVGEPVPPESATPEGLQKMVQALRGDWR from the coding sequence ATGAGCCAACACAGCCAGTTCCGACTGCTCGGCCTGCGCCGCTTCGCGCCGTTCTTCTGGACCCAGTTCCTGGGGGCGATGAACGACAACGTGTTCAAGGTCGCCTTCACCTCGCTGGTGACCTACCACACGGCGCTGTTCGAGGGCGTCGACGCGCGCAGCGCGGCGTTCCTGATCTCGGCCATCTTTATCGCGCCGTTCGTGCTGTTCTCGGCCACCAGCGGGCAGATCGCCGACAAGCTGGAGAAGTCGCGGCTGATCCGGCTGGTCAAGTCGCTGGAGATCGCCATCATGATGCTGGGCCTGGCCGGCTTTGCCTGGCACAGCGCGCCGCTGCTGTACGCCGGCACCTTCCTGATGGGGCTGCATTCCACGCTGTTCGGGCCGGTCAAGTTTGCCTACCTGCCGCAGCACCTGGACGAGAGCGAGCTGGTCGGCGGCAACGGGCTGGTCGAGATGGGCACCTTCGTCGCGATCCTGATCGGCACGCTGATCGGCGGCGAACTGGCGGGGCTGCAGCAGGGCGGCGCCATGGTCGGGCCGATGTACGTGGGCGCGACCTGCGTGGCCATTGCCGTGGCGGGGCGGCTGGTGTCGGGGCGGATCCCGGCCTCGCCGGCGCCGCAGCCGAACCTGCGCATCAACTGGAACCCGATTTCCGAGACCTGGCGCAACCTGGTGCTGGCGCGCGGCAACCGCACCGTGTTCCTGAGCCTGCTCGGCATCTCGTGGCTGTGGTTCCTCGGCGCCACCTTCCTCACCTCGTTCTTCAGCTATGCCAAGGACGTGCTGGGCGGCGACCAGAACGTGGTGACGCTGCTGCTGGCGGTGTTCTCGCTGGGCATCGGCACCGGATCGCTGCTGTGCGAGCGCCTGTCCGGGCGCCATGTCGAGATCGGCCTGGTGCCGTTCGGCTCGATCGGCATGACCGTGTTCGCGGTCGACCTGTACTTTGCCAGCCAGGGCCAGGCGCCGGCCGCGCTCAGCGGCATCGGCGGCTTCCTGGCGCAGCCGCGGCACTGGCGCGTGCTGGCCGACCTGTTCCTGCTGGCGATGTTCGGCGGCTTCTACAGCGTGCCGCTGTACGCGCTGATCCAGAGCCGCAGCGCGCCCACGCACCGCGCCCGCATCATCGCCGCCAACAACATCCTGAACAGCTTCTTCATGATCGCGGCGTCGCTGCTGGGCGTGGCAATGACGCAGGCGGGCTACAGCATCCCGCAGCTGTTCCTGGTGGTGGGGCTGCTCAATGCGGTGGTGGCGGCCTATATCTACTCGCTGGTGCCGGAATTCCTGCTGCGCTTTATCGCGTGGATCCTGGTCCATACCCTTTATCGCCTGCGCCGCATCAACGCCGAGCGGATCCCCGCCGAAGGTCCGGCGGTGCTGGTGTGCAACCACGTCAGCTTCGCCGACGCGGTGGTGCTGATGGCGTGCAGCCCGCGCCCGGTGCGCTTTTTGATGGACCACAACATCTTCAGGGTGCCGCTGCTGTCGTGGTTCTTCCGCCAGGCGCGCGCGATCCCGATCGCGCCGGCGCACCAGGACCCCGAAATGCTCAGGCGCGCCTACGACACCGTGGCCCAGGCGCTGGACGAGGGCGACCTGGTCTGCATCTTCCCCGAAGGCAAGATCACCGCCACCGGCGACATCAATCCGTTCAGGCAGGGCGTGCAGCAGATCATCCGGCGCACCCCGGTGCCGGTGGTGCCGATGGCGCTGCGCGGGCTGTGGGGCAGCTTCTTCTCGCGCAAGGACGCGCCGGCGATGTCGCGGCCGTTCCGGCGCGGCATCCTGAACCGGCTGGAACTGGTGGTGGGAGAGCCGGTGCCGCCCGAGTCGGCCACGCCGGAAGGCCTGCAGAAGATGGTGCAGGCCCTGCGCGGCGACTGGCGCTAG
- a CDS encoding HlyD family secretion protein — protein MDALLLGIYALIVWLIFFKFKWLPWNTASMIVVFTIPVVALTLLVLTLNVVAPSSHEVRVVGKVLQVVPQVRGRIVELPAEGNRSYKKGDVLLRIDPTPYQASVRQLEGRLMADDAALAEAQAKARQLSESVRGAAGRVGAVQARLSLARQRLKEHEALLAAGAGSKFDREDALARQRELEGELTSAQAVEDEARQKLSATSQGEFAAIATARAKRAETEVLLENARWELDQTVYRAPADGKVVNLQVRVGTMLVPFPFSPAFSFVEDEQEVIALYKQNELYNVKAGDLAEIYLPTHPGDIIKARVDSIVWAQSQGQFAQGGMIPNTGATEVVPNRFAVKLALRDESKGLSLPVGAVGAGAIYTTHMKMFHIIRMVFLRVSSKLNYLVFKLH, from the coding sequence ATGGACGCGCTGCTGCTTGGTATCTATGCGTTGATCGTCTGGCTGATCTTCTTCAAGTTCAAATGGCTGCCGTGGAACACCGCTTCGATGATCGTTGTGTTCACGATTCCGGTGGTCGCCTTGACGCTGCTGGTGCTCACGCTCAACGTGGTGGCCCCTTCCTCGCACGAGGTCAGGGTCGTCGGCAAGGTCCTTCAGGTGGTGCCGCAGGTGCGCGGACGCATTGTCGAGCTTCCCGCCGAGGGCAACCGCAGCTACAAGAAAGGGGATGTGCTGTTGCGCATCGATCCGACCCCCTACCAGGCTTCGGTCAGGCAGCTCGAAGGCCGGCTGATGGCTGACGACGCCGCGCTGGCCGAGGCGCAGGCAAAGGCCCGGCAACTCAGCGAATCCGTGCGCGGCGCGGCCGGCAGGGTCGGCGCCGTGCAGGCCAGGCTGTCGCTGGCGCGGCAGCGGCTCAAGGAACATGAGGCGCTGCTGGCGGCCGGGGCCGGCTCGAAGTTCGACCGCGAAGACGCGCTGGCCCGGCAGCGCGAGCTGGAAGGCGAACTGACCAGCGCGCAAGCCGTCGAGGACGAGGCCAGGCAGAAGCTGTCGGCCACGAGCCAGGGCGAGTTTGCCGCCATTGCCACCGCCCGCGCCAAGCGTGCGGAAACCGAGGTCTTGCTTGAGAACGCCAGATGGGAGCTGGACCAGACCGTGTACCGCGCGCCCGCCGACGGCAAGGTCGTGAACCTGCAGGTGCGCGTCGGCACCATGCTGGTTCCGTTTCCCTTCTCGCCGGCATTCAGCTTCGTCGAGGATGAACAGGAGGTGATCGCGCTCTACAAGCAGAACGAACTTTATAACGTCAAGGCCGGCGATCTCGCCGAGATCTATCTGCCGACCCATCCGGGCGACATCATCAAGGCCAGGGTGGATTCGATCGTCTGGGCGCAGTCACAAGGCCAGTTTGCGCAGGGCGGAATGATCCCGAACACTGGGGCGACGGAAGTCGTGCCGAACCGGTTTGCGGTCAAGCTGGCGCTGCGGGATGAATCGAAGGGCCTGAGCTTGCCGGTCGGCGCGGTCGGCGCGGGGGCCATCTACACCACGCATATGAAGATGTTCCACATCATTCGCATGGTCTTCCTGAGGGTCAGCTCCAAGCTGAACTATCTCGTGTTCAAGCTTCATTAA